The Limnochorda sp. LNt genome includes a region encoding these proteins:
- the rpmD gene encoding 50S ribosomal protein L30 yields MASGLVRVTYRKSAIGHRRDQRATLRSLGLRRLNQSVVVPDTPVTRGMIQKVRHLVAVEPVEANDEAGEGR; encoded by the coding sequence ATGGCTTCCGGGCTGGTGAGGGTGACTTACCGCAAGAGCGCCATCGGCCACCGGCGGGACCAGCGGGCTACCTTGCGCTCGCTGGGGCTGCGCCGGCTCAACCAGAGCGTGGTGGTGCCCGACACCCCCGTCACGCGGGGGATGATCCAGAAGGTGCGGCACCTGGTGGCCGTGGAGCCCGTGGAGGCCAACGACGAGGCAGGTGAGGGCCGGTGA